The genomic stretch ATAATTTTGCATATGTAATCAATAAGGTGTATCGGGCAAAAGTGCTAGGGTTCTAGCGAGCAGGTATACAGTAAACTTCCGTTAATTCGACCctgacgggaacgcgaaattTGATCGAATTATCCGAAGGTCGAATTAAAGAATAGGCAGAAAAATTGTAGAGGTCAATGTCACCTTTGTGCATTCCTCTGCTGTCGCTCACGCTTGAAACGCGCATCTCGACACATTGCACATAGAGCGCTCTCGCGCGCGCTACAACATCGGTGCCAGGCGTTTCCTGCCCGCGCAAGATGGCGGAAGCGAAACTGTAGACGATTTCGCGGAAAGCTCGCAGTGTGCGTGCGTGCACGCACCCACCCACCCACTGAATGCGCTCGGTGACATCGTCTTCAGTTTCGCTTCCGCCATCTTGCCCGGGCAGGGCACgtctgacgacgacgatgtccaCTTCCACGAAGTCATCGAAATTCGAAACTCGTCGAGCGCACGTTGTGTATCGGACTCTTGTTGCACGAACAGTTTCCGAACGAAAGCCCGGTGAAACGTAGAACAATAAACGGAAAGCAAAAACGAGAAAGAGACGTCTCCTCCTCGCACGGCACGAACCACCACCAAATGAAttcgagttttagtgcatcgtacgccattggctttgcgtacgcaagagatgcgtggtggttctgcacaatgcgcgaagctctatgttttgcgcgtgcgcagaaccacaaacgctatcgcttacgtacgcaaatacGATAGCGTTCGGTGCACAAAAACTCGCGGTTATCGGAACGGATCGGTACTGTTCAATCGTCGTCTGCCGATCTGCCACCTGAACTTCAGGGCGAACTTTATCTTGTATGTGCGGTGCGGGCGACGCGGATGCCTGGTTCGCGGACGCATCGATCGAATTACACGATCTGCACTGACTTCACGTTCGAAATAACGAACTTTTTTATCAATAGAGGCATACGGGCATTTGACGGGACCTTCGAATTCGATCGAATTAAGCGGAAAATCGAATTATCGGAAGTCGTATTAACGGAAGTCTACTGTATTGCAAACGAAAAGAAACCCCGAGACAGAGAGCGTAAGGAGAAAAGAGACACGCTCTCAAACGCAGCAGTCCCTTTAATGAACGTGTTGTGTCCTGCTCTTGTGCCctctgtctggggtttttcccgTTTGTGGTGTATGTTGGGTTGAGATGATTCACACTGTTGTCCTCCTGTTAGTCTGGCCCGTTCAGGTAGCATACccatacaaataaaaaaaatgagagGTAATGTAAACCGGCCTGCTCAAAAACCTTTCCAAGAAATCTCATTTCAGAAGCTCAAAATCTTGTTGGGAGAAACCCCAAGTGAGTCACAGCATGGTAGCTGTCTTGAGGTTACCACGGATAACAGTGTCCATGGCTACTTGGAAGACCACTTGAACGTTGCTGGTATCCGTGGCTGTCGTGAAGTGTGGGAAGACAATCTTGTTGGGATGGCTGCTTTGAAACCTGTGCTGGATGTAGAGCGCTGCACTGTCTACATCACAGTCAGGACCTGTAGGAATGTAGTTGGACTCAGAAAATGTTTAACACTGGCTCAAGGCTACCTTTGTAGTCTGGCAAGTAGTAGCGCAGGTGCCTATCCGAATAGAGGATCTTGTCACGGAATAGATCCAGCTTGTTGAGGAACAGTACTGTAGATGTATCAGCAAAGAACATGTTGTTGACAACGGAGGCGAACAGCTTGAGGCTTTCCTGGAGGCGGTTCTGCAACAGTGTAGGCGAAGGGAACATTGAGAGGGTAGCTATGTTCGTCGTGTGTACAGAAGAGTGGAACGAAGTAGAGGAACGATGAAGACACaattaagagaaaaaaaaacagcatccACTAAAGAGTATTTATTTAGGTGAAGGTGCACCATATTTACTTCAGTATTGTGCCTTCAACTTCGATACCCAAatgtttgtgttctttttttttcagggatTGCACACACTCACTTTAGCTGCACAGCATGGGTCCTCTTGTCGTCTAAGTAATcaacctcgattactttgtgtcctTTTCTATCATTGATCGTTACGTGAAAAAGGTGTGACCATCAAGGTGTGACAACCAATGACAGGCCacacacaaagtaatcgaggtctaTTACTTTGATGAGAATAGTGCCCCAGATGTGAACTAAAGTGCTACTATCAATGGTGACATTGTGGTGTAAGCACCGGTTTTCATAACATAATTCACACACCCTGTGTATGGGGCTACGACTTTTTGGGTTAAAAGGCGCATTAATTATGCTAGTAAATACGGCATTTGTCTAAGGAAGAGCATAAGCAGGATAAACTGTAGCCAAATAGCAAAGAGTGTAAAGTAGGACGGCACACATTGTGCAGTGTGGAACAGTAGTTACAGTACAAAAGCATGCAAAGGGGATGAGGGGGAACCAAAGGAAAACAAAGCTTATGAACACTAGCCTTCATATCGATGTGTGCAAACAACAAGCTGAATGTCCAAAGAACTACTGCCCACAAATGACTCTGACACTTTTAAAACGTGTGCACACTTGATTTACATACAACTTAGTACTGTGTACAGGATTATTTAAGTGTATTGTAAGGTGAAAGTTAAACACGATTGTTTTTATGCGTCGCCATGGGGAAGTGATCTTTCTGAGGACATACACAAAGCACAGCCTCTTACACCTGCATACCACTCATACTAACGAATTCTCAACGTTGATATTCTGCCAGCATCAACCGATCACAGTGCTAACAGACATCCGTGGAGAGAAGCAAAGGAATGTCATTCCCGACTAGCGTTATTTCGAATACggtgacaacaaagacaggattacgtacGTGAAATCGTGAGATTACATGCACGAGATCGTGCACCCACTCATGAAATTCACTCATTAGGACAGTGTGTATCATTTTGCAAGTTCCAACGTGTTACAATGTGTTACCAAGCCCAGCACAGTGGGCTTTGTATGCTCACTGAACACATGTGTCAGACCTTAGAATCAATACGGTAGGTAAAGTAAATGTCTAGTTTAGTCTATTCTGCTATAGCTATTTTAGAATATCGAAACACTGGACGTCAGGCGTGAAAACCCgcagaagtcgatggtagccatgACTGGCCAAAGGCGAGCCAAACACGAGCCAAACAcgaaggctcctgattggccaaCTGGTATGCATAACATCGTATTTTTCTTTGGTCATGCgaccagtgttgtgtgaattatcttaAACTACTGCTCTATGGGTAGCTGTTGGGGCCTTGCCTCAGCTCGTGCCTGGTCATGCTTGGCTCATGGAAGAATTCTTCGAAGGAGCATTTCTCCACAATGGAACGGGCAACCGTACATTTTTCAGTTTTGTTCTCACTTCCATTCCACGTTTGGCAGTCCCTTCTAGAGCAAACATGGCGCAATGAGTCAGAAAAACACACGTTAGTAGCAGCATGTGGCTGGTACCAATTTTTGGTGCTGTATGGTGCAAATGGCACAGCAGCTCCATCACTGCTGAATTTACAGAACTCTGTAGCTCTATGCTTTAGAACAACTTGAGGAAGGGGAAAAAATAGTGAACATTGATGTTGTAAAGCCTGTGTGACAGTGTGTCAGGGTTCAAGGATGGATCAGTGACAGATCTACCCTTACCACAGTAGGGTCCTCTTGCAGATGCATGTCATAGCCACTCAGAGCAACAACATAGAGAAGTGCTTTTACATCATCAAAGCATTGGATCCACTTGCGCCTCTCTGACCGTTGACCTCCCACGTCAAACATCCTGCAAAAGAAGGTGATCTTTCCTCAGATGTTTCATCCACCTCAACCTCAACTATCACCTTACCGGAATACAACGTCATCGATCTTGAACTGTGTCTCTATGATTCCTATAGTCCTCACTCGAGCATGCAGTACGTCCCTCGAATTTGGCACATATTTCTCTGAGCAGATGCGGTCCATGTTTTCAAACATGCTGTACGAattttcaaaattcaaatttcagCTTTTAAAATTCAGCACGCATGTACATCAGGGAGAACATGCACCACCGAGCACGGTAGTCATAGGAAAGGGACTCACTAGAGAGCAGAATCGTTGAGCTCGTACTCGTAGCCATGGGCAACAGCCAGTCTTACCCCCTTGTCATTCCAGAGATTCTTGAGGGCACACGACACAAACGGCAGCATGACAAAGTGTTCGTCGAAGCAACACTGGCAACTGAGGATCGTCTGCACGTAACTCTGCAAAAGTACAAGCATGAAGTTTTTATCCTCCTTGAAAGAAGTTGTACGCAGAAGGCAAGGTCTGGTAGAAAGAATAGCATAGCATCCCTCTGCAGCTGACATTACTTTAGAAAGATATGGTTAGTTTAGGCAGATTTGTCACACAAATTAATGACATACTACAAGTACTTCTAAGGGACCATGAAGAGATACTCAGAACTTCTAAAAGCATATGTAATCAATTCCAGGACGCCAATACATTCACCACGCAAAGTATGAACATGCTTCTTTGATTAGAACCAGGGatcgaaactgaaaccgaatTGAAAACCGTTAAAAACCCGTATTTTccgct from Ornithodoros turicata isolate Travis chromosome 4, ASM3712646v1, whole genome shotgun sequence encodes the following:
- the LOC135391581 gene encoding guanine nucleotide-binding protein G(o) subunit alpha-like, whose protein sequence is MGGCLSVDEEERKARLRSCQIDRQISELARQERNVIKILLLGAGESGKSTLVKQMKIIHNDGFSQEELRSFRPTVLDNLVSSMKFVLMGMGMLKIHLENLKNKSYVQTILSCQCCFDEHFVMLPFVSCALKNLWNDKGVRLAVAHGYEYELNDSALYMFENMDRICSEKYVPNSRDVLHARVRTIGIIETQFKIDDVVFRMFDVGGQRSERRKWIQCFDDVKALLYVVALSGYDMHLQEDPTVNRLQESLKLFASVVNNMFFADTSTVLFLNKLDLFRDKILYSDRHLRYYLPDYKGPDCDVDSAALYIQHRFQSSHPNKIVFPHFTTATDTSNVQVVFQVAMDTVIRGNLKTATML